ACGGTATCCGGGTCGCAGCAATTGCACCGGGGTTTATCGGCACCGATATGGTGGCGCAGATGCGCCCCGAGATTCTCGAAAACCTGGTCAAGCAGGTACCGCTGCGCCGCATTGGTGAGCCGGATGAGATCGCCAGTACACTGGCCTACCTGATCGACAACGATTATGTGACCGGTCGTGTTATTGAAGTCGACGGCGGCGCACGCATGTAGTCGCTGCCTGATGGCAGGTGGTGTTTAGCAAACCCGCCGAACGCCCCCTTCCAGCCGGTCTGAAAAGATCCACTGCCACAATTGAATGTGCCGGGCGCGAAAGGCGCCCGCGCACGACAGCAGATAGTAGCGCCACATGCGATAGAAGGTGGTGTCGAATTTTCCTGAAAATTTCTCCCAGCTGCGCTCAAAATTGTCGTGCCATGCCATCAGGGTTTTGTCGTAGTCACTGCCGAAATTGTGCAGGTCTTCGGCAATCAGGAGCTCCTCCGCGGCATCACAGATCTGCCCATTGAAAGGCAGGTCGCCATTGGGGAATATGTATTTTTCGATCCAGGGATCGCAGGTAGTGTTGCGCTGATTCTTGCCAATGGTATGTAGCAGAAGTAAACCGTCCGGTTTCAGGCAGCGCTTCGAGACCTCCATAAACGCGCGGTGATTTTTCCTGCCCACGTGCTCGAACATGCCGACACTGGCAATGCGATCATACTTGGCGTCCAGCGCGCGATAATCCTGAAGGTGCACGGTGATGGGCAGGCTTGCGTAGTGGGTGTCGATAAATTGCTTCTGCTCCCGCGAAACCGTTACCCCGGTGCACTCCACACCATAATGCTCCGCGGCATAGCTTACCAGGCTACCCCAGCCGCAGCCGATATCCAGTAGACGCATTCCCGGCTGCAGGCCCAGCTTGCGACAGATCAAATCCAGTTTTGCCGTCTGAGCCTGCTCCAGATCTTTGGCATCCTTCCAGTATCCGCAGCTGTACGTCATGCGGCTGTCTAGCATGGACTGATAAAAGTCATTGCCCAGATCATAGTGGTGTTCCCCAACCTGGAAGGCTCGCCGTTCGCTTTGCAAGTTAAGTAAATAGCTGCGGGTAATTCGCCAAAGATTCCGGAAAGGCTTGATCTGGTGTTGAAGCTGAGCACGCAGAATGCGGTAGAAAAACTCGTCCAGAGCCTCGCAGGACCAATCGCCGCGCATATAGGTTTCACCCAGCCCGAGATTGTGGCGGGCAATGATCTCGTCCAGGGCCTGTGGCCGGTGCAGTTGTAGATCCCAGGGATTGTCCCCGTTGATGCGGATACCCGCTCTCTCCAACAGCTCGCCGGCCAGATGTGAAGACTGCTGTATTACCGGGGCAGCGCTCGAACGGCCGCTGTGGCTATTACGTTGAAGATTGCTGCTGTTAGGGTCCTGTGCGGAGGTGTCGCTATCCATATCTGCCGTCCTGATTGCCGCTTTCAACTGCCCAGAGGGAACTGTTGGGCTTACTGAGAACTTTAGTGGAACAAAGTGACGGCCAGACAGGTCTGACAAAGCAAATTTGCGCGTCACATTGATCAATGGCTACACTGCGAATCTGCCGCCTCCCGAACCGCATCAGGAGGGCAACTTAATATTCGCAAATACTAAGCATATCGGAAATGTCGGATTTCGCCGGCAAGACGATCCTGGCGCCGCAACCGTCCAGCGATAGTGTTATCGCGCGCCACAGTGGAGCACACCAGCATGCGTCCCTTACTTATTCTATTTATCGCCTTACCGATCCTGGAGATGTGGGTTCTGATCAGTGTTGGCCAGGAAATCGGCGCACTGCCCACCATCGGCCTGGTACTACTGACCGCAGTGGTTGGCCTGGCACTATTGCGCCGCCAGAGCCTGTCTACGGTGACACGCGCACAGCAGAAAAT
The Microbulbifer celer DNA segment above includes these coding regions:
- the cfa gene encoding cyclopropane fatty acyl phospholipid synthase, producing the protein MDSDTSAQDPNSSNLQRNSHSGRSSAAPVIQQSSHLAGELLERAGIRINGDNPWDLQLHRPQALDEIIARHNLGLGETYMRGDWSCEALDEFFYRILRAQLQHQIKPFRNLWRITRSYLLNLQSERRAFQVGEHHYDLGNDFYQSMLDSRMTYSCGYWKDAKDLEQAQTAKLDLICRKLGLQPGMRLLDIGCGWGSLVSYAAEHYGVECTGVTVSREQKQFIDTHYASLPITVHLQDYRALDAKYDRIASVGMFEHVGRKNHRAFMEVSKRCLKPDGLLLLHTIGKNQRNTTCDPWIEKYIFPNGDLPFNGQICDAAEELLIAEDLHNFGSDYDKTLMAWHDNFERSWEKFSGKFDTTFYRMWRYYLLSCAGAFRARHIQLWQWIFSDRLEGGVRRVC